The following coding sequences lie in one Panicum virgatum strain AP13 chromosome 6N, P.virgatum_v5, whole genome shotgun sequence genomic window:
- the LOC120678017 gene encoding uncharacterized protein LOC120678017, protein MQEPPFPKDAGKLRKTVTASSTDVEDEEQEEAVDSNTPATQEDPVEPPRISRDYHDTTVLPFPERIRKPVADEQFSKFVEVPTNAKYIKDILGNKWKLPTTEDMQLTKECSAAILDPLLVKKKDPGCPTITCSIGAQHFSNALCDLGASVSVMPKLADQMVHYPAGIAENIPVKIQNFFIPVDFVMLDMEVDAKTPLILGRPFLSTANAHIDVGAGEIQLNINGQ, encoded by the exons ATGCAAGAGCCACCTTTCCCAAAGGATGCAGGAAAGCTGCGGAAGACCGTAACTGCTAGCAGtaccgatgttgaagatgaagagcaggaggaggccgtTGACTCCAACACAcctgctacccaggaagaccccgtggaacccccgaGAATTTCACGGGACTATCATGACACGACTGTCTTACCGTTTCCGGAGAGGATAAGGAAGCCAGTGGCCGATGAACAATTCagcaagttcgtcgag GTACCCACGaatgccaagtatatcaaagatattcttggaaacaagtGGAAACTGCCCACCACTGAGGACATGCAGTTAACGAAAGAGTGTAGCGCtgctatactcgatcctctcctggtgaagaagaaagacccagGCTGCCCCACCATCACTTGCTCGATCGGGGCTCAACATTTCTCCAACGCCCTctgcgacttgggagcaagcgtTAGTGTCATGCCAAAG ctagcagatCAAATGGTCCACTATCCCGCAGGGATAGCAGAGAATATCCCGGTGAAAATCCAGAATTTCTTTATTCCCGTCGACTTCGTCATGCTCGACATGGAAGTTGATGCCAAGACGCCGCTCATCTTGGGCAGGCCGTTCTTGAGCACAGCAAATGCCCATATTGATGTCGGTGCCGGAGAAAtccagctcaacatcaatggccAGTAG